One window of Pseudacidobacterium ailaaui genomic DNA carries:
- a CDS encoding dTMP kinase — MLEIPEKSASTSNGHVVRSFVARLLLNKLAEQSQGYCILTGYEGLPDDFDSDIDFMVGEEDFRRVPEWIASIAQESNTTLFQVIPHEVSARAFRLAMLHESELTLIQPDSCFDYRHFGRLWFRAEEVLRDRRMHDRGFWIPSARHEFVYYLIKRLNKQDFRQEHGARLSRLYAEDPENCTALLRRFWTMPTVEGIAKMAQSGDWQPLMTNLLMYRQEMLRHSSGSVGEKAITRWKNVQHDMERILFPTGGWIAFIGPDGCGKSSVIEAIVREFAPAFQKIERFHLRPGLFPGHTKPGSAVTDPHGKPARSLLMSVAKMAYLASDYWLGWILRVRPAMMRTRLVVFDRYFYDILVDPKRVRYGGPKWFLSLLLKVLPEPELVVLLDAPPEVLWSRKQEVPFEEVVRQQESYRAFSKTCNRVVVVDAAQPLRTVVQQTAQALLTHFSRRTYARLNLGKEENR; from the coding sequence TTGTTGGAGATCCCGGAAAAATCGGCCAGCACAAGCAACGGTCATGTTGTCCGTTCATTCGTAGCTCGCCTGCTGCTGAATAAACTTGCAGAGCAAAGTCAGGGCTATTGCATACTGACCGGATATGAGGGCCTGCCGGATGATTTTGATTCCGATATTGACTTCATGGTTGGTGAAGAGGATTTCCGGCGCGTACCAGAATGGATCGCCTCCATTGCACAGGAATCGAATACTACGCTGTTCCAGGTCATTCCGCACGAAGTATCCGCGCGTGCTTTTCGCTTGGCGATGCTGCATGAATCAGAACTGACCCTCATCCAGCCAGATTCCTGTTTTGACTATCGTCACTTTGGAAGGCTTTGGTTCAGGGCTGAAGAGGTCCTGCGCGATCGCAGAATGCATGACAGGGGCTTCTGGATTCCCAGCGCCCGCCATGAGTTTGTCTACTATCTCATCAAGCGGCTGAACAAACAAGACTTCAGGCAAGAGCACGGCGCGCGCCTGTCCCGGCTCTATGCAGAAGACCCTGAGAATTGCACTGCTTTGCTGCGCCGATTCTGGACGATGCCAACAGTAGAAGGCATTGCGAAGATGGCCCAATCCGGTGACTGGCAGCCACTGATGACAAATCTGCTGATGTATCGGCAGGAGATGCTACGTCATTCATCCGGAAGCGTAGGAGAAAAGGCGATCACACGATGGAAAAACGTGCAGCATGATATGGAGCGTATCTTATTTCCGACGGGAGGATGGATTGCCTTCATTGGACCAGATGGATGCGGAAAGTCTTCTGTGATTGAAGCGATCGTCCGCGAATTTGCTCCTGCGTTTCAGAAGATCGAACGGTTCCATTTGCGGCCGGGATTATTTCCCGGACATACGAAACCGGGGTCTGCCGTGACAGATCCCCATGGCAAGCCGGCGCGAAGTTTGTTGATGTCCGTTGCCAAGATGGCGTATCTGGCAAGTGATTACTGGCTGGGATGGATCCTGAGGGTGCGACCAGCCATGATGCGAACACGGCTGGTTGTATTTGACCGGTACTTTTATGACATTTTGGTTGATCCCAAGCGAGTAAGGTATGGCGGCCCGAAGTGGTTCTTGTCCTTACTGCTTAAGGTCCTGCCCGAGCCAGAACTGGTGGTCCTATTGGATGCTCCTCCGGAAGTGCTCTGGTCGCGTAAGCAGGAAGTCCCTTTTGAAGAGGTGGTCCGGCAGCAAGAGTCTTATCGTGCGTTTTCCAAAACCTGCAACCGAGTTGTTGTTGTTGATGCGGCCCAACCGCTTCGCACTGTAGTGCAGCAAACAGCACAGGCATTGCTCACACATTTTTCTCGCCGGACTTATGCACGACTGAACCTAGGCAAAGAGGAAAACAGGTGA